The DNA window GAACGCACGCCGAAGAACTCCTCAATATTGGTTCCAATCTTAACAAGAGCCTCCAGGAAAAACTAGAAGCAGATCGCTCCGAGCGAGCCGAACTACTCGAACATCTCAGGCGAGATATACAAGACGCCCTGGCAAGCCGGGCTCGCAGAGCCGAGTATCTTAGAGCCCAAATCACAAGTCTCTATGGCCCACTCGCATTTCATCTTGAGTCGACCGCAGTTCGACACAACTGCGCCACAGACATGATTGAAGCCGTCACTCGCCTCAAGTCAGCCTTTGACGGCCAATCCCCGAACAGCCTAACGAAAGAAAGAGAGGCCAAGATCGACAGCACCATTGAAAAGTATCAAGCCCTTACGCTTGAGAGTGTCAGCGCAACCATCTCACTACTAAAGTCAAACTGGGGCTGGCTGGATGAAGCCGACCGGCCTGCAATAGTCGACCTCATGAAAAATGCCGACCGATTCGACACCGAAACAAAGACGACAGATGACTATGCCCGCATTGTGGCAATGTATGAGTCGACAGTTTCCGGAAAGGCCATATTGAATCCTCCCAACATAATTCCCGGACCGCTAGCGGCATATTTTCAAACCCGGCTAAACGAAAAGCAGCAAGAGCTATCCGGACTTACAGTCAGTCCAGTCCGAGCCAAAGCTATTGAGAAACTGGCCAGCTAGTCCCGAGGCTTGAGGTTGTGCGCGAGTAACCCCCTCACCATGTAGGTCATCGCGAAGCGCACGGTCACCATCATCACGTCACCGGCATCAGTCGGTTCGACACGCGCCACACGCCCAGGGGCGAACCCGTCAATCAGCTCCCCGGGGCGAAGCTCGTCCGTGCGAGTCCAGCCGCGTTCCACGGTACGCCAGCGATGGTCGGGCGTCACGACGAGCACGCGGCCATCCATCATCACGAGCTTGCAGCGCGCGGCGCGATGACGGCTGACGCGAGTCACCTCGAACACGCCGCCGTCTGCCTCGTGCTCGTGCATCGTCAGCACACGCATGCCCGGCTTGAGCAGCTCGGCGGGCAGTTCCTTACCGTCAGCGAGCAACACCGGTTCCCACGGCGCGACACACGTCCCGTGCTCCAGTCCACCGCCACCACTGCCACTCGATGGAGCTGACGCGGGGCCAGTCTCACGCCGTGCCATGTTCACGTTGTAGCCAACCGGCGGATAGAACCAGCGCTCGGCACTGAACCCGCTCGCGTTGTGGATGCGGACCTTCAGGTAGAGCATCTTGGGCGACAAACCGTCACGCAAACGGTTGAGCTTGTCCCCATAGATGAGTGAGAACCCCACGCTCACCGAGTTACCCGAGTCAGCGTCATGGAGTCCGTGCTGATACTTGCGATCCGGCAACGGGACTGACGTGCCGTAGAGCCATTGTGGCGCGTTGCTATCGCCATAGGACCAATAGAAGCCAACATCCATGAACCGCAGCGCGTCGAGGTTGTCGCTCGCGGACTCGGGCTGGATGGTGGCCATGTAGTGGGCCCACGTGAGCCAGCCCGCCCCACCCGCCGCCCCTGCCATCGCGTAGCCCTCAACTACCTGGATGTTGAGCCGGTCGATGTTCGGGGCGCCGTCGTTGTTGCCCCGGTAGTAGATGCGGCTGCCCGTGTCCGCGAGGGCCTGGACGGAACGGAAGAACCCATCGCTCAGGTAGTAGCGCCCCACCTGGACGTTGTTCGACGCGACCTTGAGTGACGTGCCCACGTTGTCGAGCTTCGCGCCAGCGGTGGGGATGCCGTTGCCGTCCTCCGAGTAGTTCGACGTCCGCAACGTGTTGGCCGCGAGCAGGTCGAAGGTGACCATCTTCCGGAGCGAGACAGCATCGAAGTAGAGCCGCTTGCCGACGTCGCTCGACGCAATCATCGCGCCCCAGAATAGTTCCACGCCCGTGCAGCCAGCGGGGCATGTGCCCGTCACCGTCACACGCTGGTAGGTGGTCCCGATGTTCTGAATCGAGGTGAACGTGTTCCGCCCCGTGTAGACCCCGTCTTCGCCCTCCCACAACAGGAAGAGGTCACCCGACCATCCGGCCATGGCAGACGACGCCTTCACATACACTTCCGCGTGGAACTGGTCCCCGGCAGAACACCGGATGCGTCGGCCAGGTGCAGAGGAACCAAAGCCACCGCTCCAGTTGAGGCCCACCCACTCCCCGGCGGTGAGCAGCTCGACACGACGCACCCAGCGCCCTTCTCGCGCGTTGACCGGGTCCTCCACCAACATGTCACCATCTGGGAACCGCCCGACGGCCTGGAGCCCCGCTTCGTTGTAGCCATTCGGCACGAGGTTGTCGGTCGGCGGGTACAGCAAGTGCTGGTATCCAACCGCCGCGTCACCGAGCGAGGCGCCGTCGAGCTTCTTGGGGACAACCACGAGCTGCGCCGACGCATCCCCGCGGTTGCCGTATCGGTCCCGAGGAACAACGCGCACGTAGTACGTAGAGCCCGGCATCAGGTCCGATACACCGAACGCGGTGGTATCGAAGGTGCCGCGCAAAGTGGAGCTGCTCACCGCGAATCCGCTCAGCGTCGAGACGTGCAGTTCGTAAGCAGCAACCGGGGGGCCGCTCAATGCGGGAGTCACCGCCAGCGAGAAGCCATTCACCAGCGGCGCCACGTCGACACGGAGAGCTGCGAACGGCGGCAACGTGTGGGCGGGCTCGCTCATCCCAGGGCGCGTGTCCATCTCCAGCCACGTCGAGATGCCGTAGGAGGGACGCCCCCGCGTGGTGATGGTCGTCACCGCGTCGCCTTCCGCACTGAACGCATGCCGGAAGCCCGTCACCGCGAGGTGCTGGTCATCGGAGTAGTGCGCGCCATTGGCCCGAAACCGGTAGAGGTCGCCCAGCTCCACCGGCAGGAAGAAGTCGGTCTCAACCTCCTGGTCGGCGAGCGGCTCTTTCAGGTCGGACAGGGCCGCATCCGCCATCTTCCGCGCTTCAAGTTCGCTGTTGATGTTGCTGGATGCGTCCTCCGCGAGCTGCATGTACCGCACGCCATAGGCGGACTGACTGGCGGCATCCTCGACGACTACGCTTTTCCGCTTCGCTTGGTTCGTGACGTCCAAGTCGCCGACGTCCGAGTAGACCACCTCAATCCGGTTGCGGACCTCCGTGCGGTTGATGGTGAGCTTCGAGACGGCGCGGTAATCGCCGGGTCCGAACGTCCACGCCAGCGAGGGGTTCACGCGGCCGGGTTCGCTGAACGTCAGGGCGTAGCCGCCACTCGCCTCCCGCCAGCGGTAGCGCACCTCCCAGCCAATCTGTTGGGCAAGGTCTCGAAGCGCGTCGAGCACGCTCACCTTCTTCTGGGCGAACCTCCGAATCCGCCACCCAGGAGACACCGGCACATGGAGCGCGACGCCCACGCCGTTGTCAGTGAGGATGGACTGCATGACGGTTTCGACAGCAACGCCAGCGGTCTCCCCATAGGCTCGTTCCACTTGAATCATCTCGTCCTGGAGTCGCCCGCCAAGGTCCCTCCCACGGAAGACGAGCTGTTCATCGGGGAAGTCCACCTCGTCAATCACACCGTGAAACAGCGGATGCCACTCGTTCGCGCTCGGCGACATGCCGACGGGTGACACCGCCGCGTCAATCGCGAACTCGCGCCCTGACGTGAGGAGCTGCCCGTTCGTGGCGTTCAGCTTCGAGTCGGCCCGGAGAGGGGACGTGCTGAACAGCTCGACGTCGCGCTTGAGCGTGACGGTCGCGGCCGAGACGGGCTGGTCAACGCTCTCGTCCACCTCGACGGCGTCAACGAAGTCGCGGCTCTCAAGCTGATTCAGGCTCACCCACGCCCCTGCCCCATCACGAACCCTCACCCGAACGTGGGACGCGTGACCCGCTGGATTCGCGAGGACCGCGAGCCCCTGAGACGACATGCTCCGCATGATGGCTAGACCTCTCGCAACGTGAATTCGAGCCGCTCGCCGACGACACGCGACCCGCTTGAAACGAACTCCACAAACTCACCGTCCCGCACCTCGCCGAGCACTCGCACTTCGGCCGTCGAGAACCCGCCGCTCGCCGTCAGGTACGGGAGCCCACTCCACGGCCTGGCCAAATGCCACGCGAGCAGGTGCGGCACCCACGCGTCAGGCACCAGATACGGCAGGCCCACGACATCGTCGAAGCTGGCCGCGTTGGGTGCTCCCGTGAGAGTAAGGGCGCCCGACAACACTGAAAGCCCACCGGCATTCTGCGACGGCGCTCCCTGGGTCCACCTCTTGCCGTCACTCCGGTTGATGACCTGGAGCCACGCACCCGCCGAGCTGCTGTAGACGTGGTGCAACGATGTCCAACGAGTCCCGAGCTGCATGGCCCACGCAGCAGACGAGCCGATGGTCAGGTTCAGCCCGCCCCCGTACCGCGCGCCCTGGACGATGGCCCCCACGGCAGCAGCCCGGCTGAGCCCGCGACTGGTGAAGGTATCCGCATCGAAGGCCAGCGTGTGGCCATCTCCAGCAATCAGACCACGCAGCGCGAGCACCTCGTCGGGCGGGAGCGGCACCGTCTTGAACTCCCACTCCTGCCGAACCGCGCGCCGCCCCAACCGAAAGGCTCCGCTGAATGCACGCGAGTCCGTGCCGATGCTGACCTGGCGCCGTCGGCCCTCCGTCACCGGCACCGGGATCCCGTTCAGGGCGAGGAAGTGCATGTCAGTACCTCGGGGCCAACCACTCGCCATTGCCGCGACGACGATGGGCCTCTCGTTTGATTTCCAGGTAGACGCTTCGCGCCGTCTCCGCTGGGTCGTCGACCCCTTGCACGACAATCTGACCGACGCTGACGCTTCCGCCGCTCACCGGAACAGTGGGGCTCGGAGTAAGGGGAGACGACCCGAAGGGACTCGACGAAGAGCCGGGTGTGGGCTCCATGGCGTTGAACCGAGCGAGGGCCACTTTGAACCCCGTCGGCACGTTCAGAAGCGCTTCCGTTGCCTTGCTCGTCGCGGCGGCGTTCTCCCACGCGGCGACACCAGCGGCGGCATTGGCGGCTGCGGTGTCGTAGCTCGTGTCCTTCAAGGTTTCGAGCGCACTGTCGACCGCATCCATGGGGATTTTCATGTCGTTCAAGCCTTGCGCCATCCGCTTGAAGGCACCGCCGACCAGCGGGATCTTGCTCAGCGACTTGAACACCCCCGCGATGAACCCGACGATGGCGTTCCAGACCGTTCCGATACCCTTCACCACGTACAGAATCCCCATCGCCACCACGCGCACGACAGCGAAGAGCCCCTTCATGATGGGCCCGGACAACACGGTCAGGGGTTGCATCAACGCGACCAGCATTTGCCCAAACACCGTGATAACCGGAGCGAGTCCCTCAAAGAGCGTCCCGAGCAACTCGAAGATGGGCGTAATCGCCTGCACAGGCCGAGCGAACATCTCCAGCACTGGCACGAGCGCGTCGAGGATTGGCGTCACCATGTTGAACACGGAGGCCAGGAGCGGCAGCACGGGTGCCAGCACGCGACCGAGAACATCCGCCACGTACTGAATGAAGTTCGTCACCATCTGGAGCAGCGAGCCGAAGGTCGTCGACTGAGAGAGCAGCTCGGCGACAACAGCAATCAGGCCCCCCCACACGCCGCCCGCTGACATCCCCTGCTGAAATCTGTCGACAAGCTCGTAGATGCGGCCGAACGCCTGAGAGAAGCGGCTCGTCAAGGCGCGCTTCGCCTCATCGGCAGCACGAGCCAACGCGTCCGCCAGCTCCTTCGCCTTCCGCTGCGCAACCTGATGGAGAATCGCGGCGGCGTTGCCGACCCGGGCGAGGAACGCTTGTGCGTCGAACTCCTGGAGGGGCACCTTTCCCACTTCGATTTCGGGCTCGTCGGCTTGCTCGCGCAGCTGCCCCTTCGGCCCGCGAAGGTCGTCGAAGATTCCTCCGAACCGCTCACGAAGAAACGCAGCGGCATCGCCCCCCATCAGCTTGACCCCGTCGAAGGCGTAGCTCGCGCCGTAGGTGACGCCCTCCCAGACGGACACCAGCCCGTTGCGCAAGGTGCTGACGGTTCCCTCGACGAGCCCCTTCAAGCCCCCAAGGACAGCGTCACCAGTCAAGTCCCGCAGTCCGTCGAGCGTGTTCGCAATGCCGTCCAGGTTGAGAGCCCGAGCCAGGGGCGCAGCCAGTCGCGCCAGGCCGCGCACCACGATGGCGAACATGTCGAGCTGCCCGCGAGCCCATTTACCAACGAGGTCCGCCAGCCCCGCGAAGAGCTGCTGGAAGAACTTGCCGATGCGGCTCGCAACATCCGCCACGGACTGCCCCACGGCGACAAAGGCGTCACGCATGCCGGTGCTGCTGTCGTGCCACGCCCGATAGAGCGTGCCCGCGAGCATCACGACACCCGTCACCGCGAGCGCAACCGCAGCAAGCGGGGCCCCCACAAGCAGGACACGAGCGGCAGCGTTGCGGAATGCCCGCGCGAAGCTTGCGTCGACCTGCTCGGCCCCCTTCGCGATTCGCTTCGTGCTGCCCTCGACAGCGGGAGTCTCGGTGCGAAGGAACTCGGAGAACCGCACCACCGACTTCCCAGCCCCATCCAGCGCCGGAATCACGAAAGCGAGGGTGCTCTCGGCGAGCTGCTTCACGACGCCCGCCATCTTGCCGACGGCGCCACCCGCGAGCCCGACACCAGCTCCCCAAAAGAGGAAGCTGCCCATCGCGGACTTCGCGGCAGGGTCGAGCCGCTGGAACCACCCGAGGGCTTGTTCCAGCGCGGCGGAGAGGCGCTCCAGGTGAGGAAGAACCGCGTCCCCGATTTCCGCGCCCAAGGTTTGAAACACGAGGCCGATGCGCTCCATCCGCTCTGTGACGGACGAGTCGAACGCAGCCGCAGCCCCGAGCGCCCCATACAGGCCCGCGCTCACAATCGCGCCAATCTCCCCAATCTTGTTACCGAGCTGCTCGACCTTGCCCGCGGTAGCCGCAACGTCAGCGACAATCATCCGCATCGAGCGAGTGAACTCGCCGACGGCGGCCGTCACGACGACGTAGACGTCTCCGACTTTGAGACCACCACCAGCCATGATGAATCACCTTCGACGCAGTCGACGAACAGACTTCTGTCCTGGTGGAGACGCGGGAGCACTGGACGGCGACGAGCGCCGCTCCATCTCGTCCGCTTCCTGCCGGGCGTAGGCAACCAGCCCGACGACGTCCTCGTAGTCCATGTCCCGAACTGTGTCGGGCGGCACCTTCAATAGACTGGCGACCCCGTAAAGCAGGGCTGCATCAGGGTCGCTCTCTATTTTCCCCGCATCGACTCTGCCGAGACGTTGAACACGCTGGTCAGGTCGGTCGCGAGGTCTTCCAGCCAAGCCTCATCGAGCAACTCGTCGAGGTCATTGACGGCGAACATGGGGCGTCTGGTCTCCGCGTCGTGCATCACGCACACCGCGATACGCGCCAGCATGCGCGCACCAGCCCTGTCGCCCGTCGGCTCGTTCGTCTCCGTCAGCTCACCAGCGACGCGGGCCTGCTCAATGAGTCGGAGCCGGTCACCCATGGTCGGCTTGATAATGTCGACCTTGACGCCGTCAATCTCCACCGACTTCACAACGCGACGGTTCTTCGCCAGCAGCTTGTGTTTGTTCGACATGCGGCTTCCTTTCGGCAGTGGTTCAGGGGGTGCCGTAGCCCCACGCGATGGCCCCGCCGCTTCCCGCTGGGAACGCGTGGCCGGTGAACTTGACGGTGCGCTCGTAGAGGGCCCCAGGCGTGAGCTTGTGCGACAGCTCCGGCACCTGGACCCATGCGCGGAACACCTGGGAGCCCGTGCCCTTGCCAACTTCGATGAACAGCGGGGCACCGTCGGCGAGCACCCCGTTGAACGCCGTCAGCGACAGGCCCGTCATCTCGCCCGAGAAGTCCCGCAGAGTCACCGCGCGCCGCTTGTAGCCATCTCCCATGACTTGCAGCTCGACGGCATCGTTCGTCACCGACACCGTGATGGAGCGCACGAGGGCCACTGGAGTAACGGGGAGCGACGCACCCGAGACACGAACGCGAGCCGATGGCCCCGGGGGCATGTCCAGGTGGACGAAGCCGAAGAGCGGGTCCACGACAGCAGCGACGGGTCCCCAAGTGTCGCCGGATTGGGAGACCTCGACGAGCGCCGGGGCCGTGGGTGCCAGTCGACGCAGGGCCAGGTCTGCGACTCGATACGCTGTCCCATTCGACTGGGGCACGAGGACAGCTTCCGCGTTGGCGAAATCGACAGGTGCCCCAGCAACGGACAGCGAGCCAACGTGCGCGGGGATGACCGGCATTAGACGGCCACCGGGGCGCCATTGCCCAAGAGCTTGCACGAGAACTCGACGACACCGCCGGGCGTCATCTTCTCGTCGAAGCTGTTGACCACCATGGGGATGCGCTTGCCCTTGCTCCCAGTGGCGGCGCCCGGATCGAAGACGAACGTCACGTAGACGGTGCTCCCCGTGTCGCGCGCGTCGCGAAGGACGGACTGCGGGGCGTCGCCCTCCATGAAGTGGCCGGACAGGTCCGCGCTCGTGTCCTTCAACGCCTGGACGCGCGACTTGTAGCCCGAGCCACCGAGGTAGTTCGTCTCGACGAAATCGCCGGTCTCGCTCAGCGACGCATCCGTCAGACCGTCGATGCAGTCGGCCGGAAGAACGGCAGTCGTATCCGCGCGCACCGAAACGGTGTCGAGGTGGGCAGCAACAGGGGATGACACGAATCACCTACCGGCCCGGGAAGAGCCTTGAGAGGGTTGCAAGGATTTGGGCCGCTACGGCCTTGCGGAACTTCGCGCGCCCCTTGCGAGCGGGCTTGCGCAGGTAATGAATTGGCGCCTCGTAGCGTTTGGCGCCCCAGTGAAATCCCTCGTGGATTGCGCCTGCGGCATCGTGCGCGTACCCGGCCGTAGCGCTGACACTCGCCTTGTCCGCGTTGACCTCGGGGCCATCAACAAACCCAGACGTGTTCAGCGGCGGCTTGCCGTCCGTGTCTCGCTGACCGACGGGTACGAGCGCGCGACTGGCCTGGAGCACCGAGGAGGCATGCTCACGGACCAGCGGTGCGAGGTCGTCGAGCACCGGCCCTGCGACCGTGCGCAACTTGTCCAAGAGCCTGAAGTCCAGCGCAACCTTGAGTGGCATCTCCTTCTGTAAATGCGTGTGACTTCCGCGAATGGCTCACGCGACCGCATCGACAAACGACGCATCCACGGTGAAGGTCCACCAGTGGCGGTCACTTCCATCCGTGCCGATGTAGTTGGGGCTGCCCTCGCCCACTTCAATCAGCACGTAGGGCGCGGCATTCGCGAGGTGCAACACGTCGAGGGCGGCAAGCGCGAGCGCCTGGCCACCCCGAAAGCTCTCGCGAGCCGAACGCACACGGACCTGACAGGTGACAGTCCGGTACGTCCTTCGTCCCCCGCCAAGGTAGCTCAGCGGCGCGTCGCCCCCGGTTTGCAGGACGAAGCACGACACGTCCGGCACCGTGGCTTCGTCGGCTTCGAGCGCGGGCCCCAGAAACAGGTTCGCCCCAACGTTCAGCCCAAGCCCTCCTGCGGCGAGGAGCTGCGCGAGGTCTGCGGCGACGTCACGGGCCATTACAGCCAGACCTTTCGGTAGCGCGTCGTTCCTTCACCGTCGACATGCTCATCAACAGCGGCAGGGCGGCGGGCGTGGTTGAAGTCGGAGAGGTCATCCCCCGGGAACCACAGCCGGTGGCGTAGGGTGATGGGAGCAACGGTGTAGACGACATACGACGCGACGAACTCAGCGCCTTGGGCATCTCGAATCAGCTTGCGGCTTGGCTGGATGCGCGCGGCAGCCATGCGGAACGGGCCGAGCTGCGGCGCTCCCCATGCGTCGCGTCCGATGACCTCCGCATAGCTGACGAGCTGCCGGAAGCGCGCGGAGGGACCGCTCATCAACTCGCCCTCCGGAGGATGTGGGGGGTGACGAGCAGCTCGGCGCGGGGGCTCGCGAGGCGTTGGCCTGCACTGCGCTCGCGGTAGCTCACGGACCAATCACCGAGGCTCTCGCCGGACACGTCAGCATCACGCCCCCGTCCCCGGTAGAGCGCGCACGCTTCGAGGATGGCGGCCTCTTCGAGTTCCGCGGGCAAGGTGACGGGGCCCGTGGTCGCATCGAGGGCAACCTGTCCCGGTGTCACCCAGCCCCCCGTGTACGTGACGGCCAATGCCCCCGGGTGGCCCTGGTGGCTGTCGACCGTCAGGGTGACGAGCCCGCCGACATGCGCCGTCGCGGGCCACACCCCAGCAAGGCGGTAGAGCAGTCCACCCGCCGCAAGGTCCCCGGCAATGGTGTAGGCCGTCGTGTCGAGCATCTCGCCCCCCTCGACGACGCGGATGACCTCGACGAGCGGCGGGCGGGAGAGCAGCACGTAGGGGCGCCCGTAGCCCACGGGGAACTCCGTCACCGTGGCCCGCGCGAAATCCCGGCCACACAGGGCAGCAATCGCACCGCTCGCGGAGCTGACGCAGCGCTCAACGTGTGGGTCGGCGGGCACGCCCAGGTCGGCGGCCACAGTCTCAGCGAGGCACAGGTCAATCGGACGGGCCATGGAGGGGGCTCAGGTGGGCGCAGGAGCGACGAAGCCGGGCGCCCCAGGGGCGAAGGAGCCCGGCAACTCGACGCGTCGCTACGGGGCGGGAATCTCGTCAGGGCCGCACAGCACCAACAGGCTGGACGCGCCGAGCGTGGGGGATGTGCCGCCAGCGAGCGTGACGGCCTCGACGACTCGCACATAGCGCTTCGCCGTGGACAGCCGAACGTTGACCCGAGCCACGCCGTTGGGGGCCGTCAGGGACTCGAT is part of the Myxococcus landrumus genome and encodes:
- a CDS encoding phage tail tube protein, which produces MSSPVAAHLDTVSVRADTTAVLPADCIDGLTDASLSETGDFVETNYLGGSGYKSRVQALKDTSADLSGHFMEGDAPQSVLRDARDTGSTVYVTFVFDPGAATGSKGKRIPMVVNSFDEKMTPGGVVEFSCKLLGNGAPVAV
- a CDS encoding Hint domain-containing protein; the protein is MSLNQLESRDFVDAVEVDESVDQPVSAATVTLKRDVELFSTSPLRADSKLNATNGQLLTSGREFAIDAAVSPVGMSPSANEWHPLFHGVIDEVDFPDEQLVFRGRDLGGRLQDEMIQVERAYGETAGVAVETVMQSILTDNGVGVALHVPVSPGWRIRRFAQKKVSVLDALRDLAQQIGWEVRYRWREASGGYALTFSEPGRVNPSLAWTFGPGDYRAVSKLTINRTEVRNRIEVVYSDVGDLDVTNQAKRKSVVVEDAASQSAYGVRYMQLAEDASSNINSELEARKMADAALSDLKEPLADQEVETDFFLPVELGDLYRFRANGAHYSDDQHLAVTGFRHAFSAEGDAVTTITTRGRPSYGISTWLEMDTRPGMSEPAHTLPPFAALRVDVAPLVNGFSLAVTPALSGPPVAAYELHVSTLSGFAVSSSTLRGTFDTTAFGVSDLMPGSTYYVRVVPRDRYGNRGDASAQLVVVPKKLDGASLGDAAVGYQHLLYPPTDNLVPNGYNEAGLQAVGRFPDGDMLVEDPVNAREGRWVRRVELLTAGEWVGLNWSGGFGSSAPGRRIRCSAGDQFHAEVYVKASSAMAGWSGDLFLLWEGEDGVYTGRNTFTSIQNIGTTYQRVTVTGTCPAGCTGVELFWGAMIASSDVGKRLYFDAVSLRKMVTFDLLAANTLRTSNYSEDGNGIPTAGAKLDNVGTSLKVASNNVQVGRYYLSDGFFRSVQALADTGSRIYYRGNNDGAPNIDRLNIQVVEGYAMAGAAGGAGWLTWAHYMATIQPESASDNLDALRFMDVGFYWSYGDSNAPQWLYGTSVPLPDRKYQHGLHDADSGNSVSVGFSLIYGDKLNRLRDGLSPKMLYLKVRIHNASGFSAERWFYPPVGYNVNMARRETGPASAPSSGSGGGGLEHGTCVAPWEPVLLADGKELPAELLKPGMRVLTMHEHEADGGVFEVTRVSRHRAARCKLVMMDGRVLVVTPDHRWRTVERGWTRTDELRPGELIDGFAPGRVARVEPTDAGDVMMVTVRFAMTYMVRGLLAHNLKPRD
- a CDS encoding phage tail protein, with product MSNKHKLLAKNRRVVKSVEIDGVKVDIIKPTMGDRLRLIEQARVAGELTETNEPTGDRAGARMLARIAVCVMHDAETRRPMFAVNDLDELLDEAWLEDLATDLTSVFNVSAESMRGK
- a CDS encoding phage tail protein — translated: MTAAVGEFTRSMRMIVADVAATAGKVEQLGNKIGEIGAIVSAGLYGALGAAAAFDSSVTERMERIGLVFQTLGAEIGDAVLPHLERLSAALEQALGWFQRLDPAAKSAMGSFLFWGAGVGLAGGAVGKMAGVVKQLAESTLAFVIPALDGAGKSVVRFSEFLRTETPAVEGSTKRIAKGAEQVDASFARAFRNAAARVLLVGAPLAAVALAVTGVVMLAGTLYRAWHDSSTGMRDAFVAVGQSVADVASRIGKFFQQLFAGLADLVGKWARGQLDMFAIVVRGLARLAAPLARALNLDGIANTLDGLRDLTGDAVLGGLKGLVEGTVSTLRNGLVSVWEGVTYGASYAFDGVKLMGGDAAAFLRERFGGIFDDLRGPKGQLREQADEPEIEVGKVPLQEFDAQAFLARVGNAAAILHQVAQRKAKELADALARAADEAKRALTSRFSQAFGRIYELVDRFQQGMSAGGVWGGLIAVVAELLSQSTTFGSLLQMVTNFIQYVADVLGRVLAPVLPLLASVFNMVTPILDALVPVLEMFARPVQAITPIFELLGTLFEGLAPVITVFGQMLVALMQPLTVLSGPIMKGLFAVVRVVAMGILYVVKGIGTVWNAIVGFIAGVFKSLSKIPLVGGAFKRMAQGLNDMKIPMDAVDSALETLKDTSYDTAAANAAAGVAAWENAAATSKATEALLNVPTGFKVALARFNAMEPTPGSSSSPFGSSPLTPSPTVPVSGGSVSVGQIVVQGVDDPAETARSVYLEIKREAHRRRGNGEWLAPRY